Proteins found in one Amycolatopsis aidingensis genomic segment:
- a CDS encoding Arc family DNA-binding protein → MQVTWRAPDELVERVRQVAEQEGRSMNEYLTFVLDAATNPETAGDERQRLRERLARAGLLASPGTPRERPDPEAVARAGRAAASGTPLSDLVSEGRGEY, encoded by the coding sequence ATGCAGGTTACTTGGCGCGCGCCCGACGAACTGGTGGAACGAGTGCGGCAGGTGGCCGAGCAGGAGGGGAGAAGCATGAACGAGTACCTCACGTTCGTGCTGGACGCGGCCACCAACCCGGAGACCGCGGGGGACGAGCGCCAGCGGCTGCGTGAGCGGCTGGCCAGGGCGGGTCTGCTGGCGTCACCGGGAACGCCGCGAGAGCGGCCGGACCCGGAGGCGGTGGCCAGAGCAGGTCGGGCCGCGGCCTCGGGCACTCCGCTGTCGGACCTGGTCAGTGAGGGGCGCGGAGAGTATTGA
- a CDS encoding type II toxin-antitoxin system VapC family toxin: MSAFADSSALVKLYVPEDGHERVRALPALVVSTLARVEVPSAIWRKRRAGLLSAPDANLLIAAFEADYYGTRDEPPRFPAVEASPLVLETAARLAGIHGLRAYDAVQLATAQLVASAAPECRQFAVFDKALQDAAAGEGFFVVA, encoded by the coding sequence TTGAGCGCGTTCGCTGACTCCTCGGCGCTGGTGAAGCTCTACGTTCCGGAGGATGGGCACGAGCGCGTCCGGGCCCTGCCCGCCCTGGTCGTCTCGACCCTGGCGCGGGTCGAGGTGCCCTCGGCGATCTGGCGCAAGCGCCGGGCGGGTCTGCTGAGCGCGCCCGACGCGAACCTGCTCATCGCGGCCTTCGAGGCCGACTACTACGGCACCCGGGACGAGCCGCCGCGGTTCCCTGCCGTGGAGGCCTCACCGCTGGTGCTGGAAACGGCGGCCCGGCTCGCCGGTATCCATGGGCTGCGTGCCTACGATGCCGTCCAGCTGGCGACCGCGCAGCTGGTCGCCTCGGCCGCCCCGGAATGCCGCCAGTTCGCGGTGTTCGACAAGGCGCTACAGGACGCGGCCGCCGGTGAGGGCTTCTTCGTCGTGGCCTGA
- a CDS encoding DUF397 domain-containing protein, translated as MNLDRATWRKSSHSQGENTACVEVAFGAAAVAIRDSKDPTTGALVLPAPAWTCFRRSVRR; from the coding sequence GTGAACCTGGACAGGGCGACCTGGCGCAAGAGCAGCCACAGTCAAGGTGAGAACACCGCCTGTGTGGAGGTCGCGTTCGGCGCCGCAGCCGTGGCGATCCGCGACTCCAAGGACCCCACCACCGGCGCGCTGGTACTTCCGGCCCCTGCCTGGACCTGCTTCCGCCGATCCGTGCGCCGTTGA
- a CDS encoding helix-turn-helix domain-containing protein, whose amino-acid sequence MAPRSIPAIRRLQLGRALREWRNTAGLTIDQCAGDFDMSRSTLARIEKGQNTVHPMVVRGMLELYGVPEEESATLVEVAREAVRRNRNLIEGISADSYPALESEAVAVRNFELATVPGLLQTEDYARALFVVGDTRERNRNLRIRMSRGQRLFEEEPLRLHTIADELALTRPVAEPAVLAAQLRRLGELSELPHVTVQVVPTSAGTHPGLTGAFNILTFPKDTVGDLGYVDHAGGHLQLVKKAQVEELTVKFNQLAKIALGERESRDLTARLARELSS is encoded by the coding sequence TTGGCACCGCGAAGCATTCCGGCGATCCGGCGGCTCCAGCTGGGCCGCGCGCTACGGGAATGGCGTAACACCGCCGGTCTCACCATCGACCAGTGCGCTGGCGACTTCGACATGTCCCGCAGCACGCTCGCCCGGATCGAGAAGGGGCAGAACACGGTGCATCCGATGGTGGTGCGCGGGATGCTGGAGCTGTACGGGGTGCCCGAGGAGGAAAGCGCGACCCTGGTGGAGGTGGCCAGGGAGGCGGTGCGGCGCAACCGGAACCTGATCGAGGGCATCTCGGCGGACAGCTACCCCGCGCTGGAGTCCGAAGCGGTGGCGGTGCGTAACTTCGAACTCGCTACCGTGCCCGGGCTGCTGCAGACCGAGGACTACGCCAGGGCCCTGTTCGTGGTTGGCGACACCAGGGAACGCAACCGCAACCTGCGTATCCGGATGAGCCGCGGGCAACGGCTGTTCGAGGAGGAACCACTGCGGCTGCACACCATCGCCGACGAACTGGCGCTCACCCGGCCGGTTGCCGAGCCCGCAGTGCTGGCCGCCCAGCTCCGCCGCCTCGGCGAGCTGTCCGAGCTGCCGCATGTCACCGTCCAGGTCGTTCCCACGAGCGCGGGTACTCACCCGGGTCTGACCGGTGCGTTCAACATCCTGACCTTCCCCAAGGACACCGTCGGCGACCTCGGCTACGTGGACCACGCGGGCGGGCACCTGCAACTGGTCAAGAAGGCGCAGGTGGAAGAACTCACCGTCAAGTTCAACCAGCTTGCTAAGATCGCCCTGGGTGAGCGTGAGTCACGAGACCTGACCGCCCGGCTCGCGCGGGAGTTGAGCAGCTGA
- a CDS encoding DMT family protein: MTPLAIVLAVLGAGCNAVGAHLQHSGVRTTTGGGTLRLRALGTLARNHSWLRGVLVLAAGAVLQILALTFAPVSVVAPIVVLALPIIAVLNARSGRAGLDPVGWMSVLLTGAAVAVLVSVSGATVAETSLPPSVVVEAGRLVAAVVAALALVALLGHGILRCLAVATAAGAAYGLVVVLIRDVTFTARTEGLGALPVASLVGIVVAFLIGSWLVQLGYASGPADVVVGAHTVVNPLTATAIGLTLLGEASGVGGVTLAVLGACGAAAVAGVVLLARHHLDSARPDLLNPAS; encoded by the coding sequence ATGACCCCGCTGGCGATCGTGCTCGCGGTGCTCGGCGCCGGATGCAACGCCGTCGGGGCACATCTGCAACACAGCGGGGTACGGACCACGACCGGCGGCGGCACCCTGCGGTTGCGGGCGCTGGGCACGCTGGCCCGCAACCACTCCTGGCTGCGGGGGGTGCTGGTGCTCGCGGCCGGGGCGGTGTTGCAGATCCTTGCGCTCACCTTCGCCCCGGTGTCGGTGGTGGCGCCGATCGTGGTGCTCGCCCTGCCGATCATCGCGGTGCTGAACGCCCGCAGCGGCCGGGCCGGCCTGGACCCGGTCGGCTGGATGTCGGTCTTGCTGACCGGGGCAGCGGTGGCGGTGCTCGTCTCGGTTTCCGGTGCCACTGTCGCCGAAACCAGCCTGCCGCCCTCGGTGGTCGTCGAGGCAGGGCGGCTGGTCGCGGCGGTGGTCGCGGCGCTGGCCCTGGTCGCGCTCCTCGGTCACGGCATCTTGCGCTGTCTCGCGGTGGCCACGGCGGCCGGGGCGGCCTACGGGCTGGTGGTCGTGCTGATCCGCGATGTCACGTTCACCGCACGCACCGAGGGCCTCGGCGCGCTGCCGGTGGCCTCACTGGTCGGCATCGTGGTGGCCTTCCTGATCGGCTCCTGGCTGGTCCAGCTCGGCTACGCCAGCGGCCCCGCGGATGTGGTGGTTGGCGCGCACACCGTGGTCAATCCGCTGACCGCGACCGCCATCGGGCTGACCCTGCTCGGCGAGGCCAGCGGGGTAGGGGGCGTCACCCTGGCCGTGCTCGGTGCCTGCGGGGCTGCCGCCGTGGCCGGGGTGGTACTGCTGGCCCGGCATCACCTGGACTCCGCCCGCCCCGACCTGCTGAACCCCGCCAGCTGA
- a CDS encoding AfsR/SARP family transcriptional regulator — protein MDFRIMGPVEVWRDGEAVPVSAPRQRAVLAGLLVRPGAVVTTGTLVQDLWGATPPRSAAVTVRNYVQRLRRGLPEPVLESAPSGYRLRIRPEQLDVHRFGTLVSTARAEPDPGRAAELFEQALGLWRGAPMQDLGDVPLRALQAPKLEEQYLAALEDSIEVGLRLGRHGELVPRLTELTAEHPLRERLCRQLMLALYRTGRAAEALGAYRRIRATLVSELGMEPGSELRRLEQAILREDPELDAEGGIDQPGRAPVPDTLPAGAATFVGRASELADLRARFARPGAGQPVCFVHGQGGSGKSTLAIHAARELADSFPDGVLYVDLHGATPGARPLSATGVLQELLRALGGADVDPRQDLATVVRTYRTRLRGRRVLVVLDNAASEAHALPAIPDEPGCGVIVTSRALITGPEGATRVHLDAFGAEEAAQLLRRLVGSSVVDNEPEAAARLAELCGRLPLALRLIASRAALRPHWPLSSWVALLADERRRLDQLRHQDTDIRASFAVSIEQLEADGSERGRDARRLFDAFGLIDGCAGTLGLACALTGWRPERAEPALDHLVDIGLLASPEPGRYEMYDLITLLARERAESAPEAERAERLGEAMHWYLAAARHCCLLATGARELPGMPEREPVDDRDTVRFVSCEQARRWLDREIGTLVALLTQAAREWLPGCVPALITFARALTWYFNSSMRWRERSQLGEAMLTLAHTTGDTRLEAGGLAQLCVTEAQRGNLDEADRLGKRAADLLVDAGDADQDRLMLISNRSGVAMLRGEPEWAVALSQDALEHATASGQEHLIASSQCNLAMIAMREGRRAEAAERLREAVRINRRIGHVTNLAVTLNSLMSVYAASGAHHEVLACSAEAVELHDKLGGGYLAAEGLLQLARSLHELGRTGEARERHREAREHLASISSRERIRLADLLESLDST, from the coding sequence GTGGACTTCCGGATCATGGGGCCGGTCGAGGTGTGGCGGGACGGCGAGGCCGTACCCGTGTCCGCGCCGCGGCAGCGTGCGGTGCTGGCCGGGCTGCTGGTCCGCCCCGGTGCGGTCGTCACAACCGGCACCCTGGTGCAGGACCTCTGGGGAGCTACGCCGCCGCGCAGCGCCGCGGTCACCGTGCGCAACTACGTCCAGCGACTGCGCCGCGGGCTCCCGGAGCCGGTGCTGGAGAGCGCGCCTTCCGGCTACCGGCTGCGGATCCGGCCGGAGCAACTGGACGTGCACCGCTTCGGCACCCTGGTGAGCACGGCCCGCGCGGAGCCGGACCCCGGCCGCGCGGCGGAACTCTTCGAGCAGGCGCTCGGGTTGTGGCGGGGCGCACCGATGCAGGACCTCGGGGACGTCCCGTTGCGCGCGCTACAGGCCCCCAAGCTGGAGGAGCAGTACCTCGCCGCCCTGGAGGACAGCATCGAGGTGGGGCTGCGCCTTGGCAGGCACGGCGAGCTGGTGCCGAGGCTGACCGAGCTGACCGCGGAACACCCGTTGCGGGAACGGCTGTGCCGCCAGCTGATGCTGGCGTTGTACCGCACCGGCAGGGCCGCCGAGGCGCTCGGTGCGTACCGGCGCATCCGCGCCACCCTGGTCAGCGAGCTCGGCATGGAACCGGGCAGCGAGCTACGCAGGCTGGAACAGGCCATCCTGCGCGAGGATCCCGAGCTGGACGCCGAGGGCGGGATCGACCAGCCGGGCCGTGCCCCGGTGCCGGACACCCTGCCCGCGGGCGCGGCCACCTTCGTCGGCCGGGCGAGCGAGCTCGCCGACCTGCGCGCCAGGTTCGCGCGGCCGGGGGCTGGCCAGCCGGTCTGTTTCGTGCACGGCCAGGGTGGTTCGGGCAAGTCCACGCTGGCCATCCACGCCGCCCGCGAGCTCGCGGACAGCTTCCCGGACGGCGTGCTGTACGTGGACCTGCACGGCGCGACCCCAGGGGCGCGACCGCTTTCGGCTACCGGGGTGTTGCAGGAGCTGCTGCGCGCGCTCGGTGGCGCGGACGTCGACCCGCGGCAGGACCTCGCCACCGTCGTGCGCACCTACCGGACCCGGCTGCGTGGCAGGCGAGTGCTGGTGGTGCTGGACAACGCGGCAAGCGAGGCGCATGCCCTGCCCGCGATCCCGGACGAGCCCGGCTGTGGGGTCATCGTGACCAGCCGGGCGCTGATCACCGGCCCGGAGGGCGCGACCAGGGTGCATCTGGACGCCTTCGGCGCCGAGGAGGCCGCCCAGCTGCTTCGCCGCCTGGTCGGTTCGTCCGTAGTGGACAATGAGCCGGAGGCCGCGGCGCGGCTTGCCGAGTTGTGCGGCCGTCTCCCGCTGGCGCTGCGGCTGATCGCGAGCCGGGCCGCCCTGCGTCCACATTGGCCACTGAGCTCATGGGTGGCGCTGCTCGCCGATGAGCGCAGGCGACTGGACCAGTTGCGGCATCAGGACACCGACATCAGGGCGAGCTTCGCGGTCAGCATCGAGCAGCTGGAAGCCGACGGCAGCGAGCGCGGCCGGGACGCGCGGCGGTTGTTCGACGCCTTCGGGCTGATCGACGGTTGCGCGGGAACGCTCGGGCTGGCCTGCGCGCTCACCGGCTGGCGGCCGGAACGGGCCGAACCCGCGCTCGACCACCTGGTGGACATCGGGTTGCTGGCCAGTCCGGAGCCGGGCCGGTACGAGATGTACGACCTGATCACGCTGCTGGCAAGGGAGCGGGCCGAGTCCGCCCCGGAGGCCGAGCGGGCCGAACGGCTCGGCGAGGCCATGCACTGGTACCTCGCGGCCGCCCGGCACTGCTGCCTGCTGGCCACCGGCGCGCGGGAGCTGCCGGGGATGCCGGAGCGGGAACCGGTGGACGACCGGGACACCGTGCGGTTCGTCAGCTGCGAGCAGGCGCGCCGCTGGCTGGACCGGGAGATCGGCACCCTGGTGGCGCTGCTGACGCAGGCGGCGCGGGAGTGGCTACCCGGTTGCGTGCCCGCACTCATCACGTTCGCGCGCGCCCTGACCTGGTACTTCAACTCCTCGATGCGCTGGCGGGAACGCAGCCAGCTCGGCGAGGCGATGCTGACCCTGGCACACACCACCGGGGACACCCGGCTGGAGGCGGGTGGGCTGGCGCAGCTGTGTGTCACCGAGGCCCAGCGCGGCAACCTGGACGAGGCCGACCGGCTCGGCAAGCGGGCGGCGGACCTGCTGGTCGATGCGGGGGACGCCGATCAGGACCGGCTGATGCTGATCAGCAACCGCAGCGGGGTGGCGATGCTGCGCGGCGAGCCCGAGTGGGCGGTCGCGCTGAGCCAGGACGCGTTGGAGCACGCGACCGCGTCCGGGCAGGAGCATCTGATCGCCTCCTCGCAGTGCAACCTGGCGATGATCGCCATGCGGGAGGGAAGGCGGGCCGAGGCCGCCGAGCGGTTACGTGAGGCCGTGCGGATCAACCGGCGGATCGGTCATGTCACGAACCTTGCGGTGACGCTGAACTCGCTGATGAGCGTGTACGCGGCAAGCGGCGCGCATCACGAGGTGCTGGCCTGCTCCGCCGAGGCGGTGGAACTGCACGACAAGCTCGGCGGCGGTTATCTCGCGGCGGAGGGGCTGCTCCAGCTGGCCCGTTCGCTGCACGAGCTCGGGCGCACCGGCGAGGCCCGCGAGCGGCACCGCGAGGCGCGGGAACACCTCGCGAGTATCAGCAGCCGGGAACGAATCCGCCTGGCCGACCTGCTGGAGTCCCTCGACTCCACCTGA